In Aquipuribacter hungaricus, a single window of DNA contains:
- the sucD gene encoding succinate--CoA ligase subunit alpha, with product MAIFLTGTSKVVVQGMTGSEGRKHTQRMLASGTSVVGGVTPGKGGQSVEFTGADGQPVQLPVFGSVSEAMVETGADVTVIFVPAKFTKAAVVEAVEAGIPLAVCITEGVPVKDSAEFYALAAASGTTRLIGPNCPGLISPGLANAGIIPADITQAGPIGLVSKSGTLTYQMMYELRDLGFTTCVGIGGDPVIGTTHIDCLAAFEADPDTKAIVMIGEIGGDAEERAAAYIKDHVTKPVVGYVAGFTAPEGKTMGHAGAIVSGSAGTAAAKAEALEAVGVRVGRTPSETARLMREIITAG from the coding sequence CAAGGTCGTCGTCCAGGGCATGACCGGCTCCGAGGGGCGCAAGCACACCCAGCGGATGCTCGCCTCGGGCACCTCCGTCGTCGGCGGGGTCACCCCCGGCAAGGGTGGCCAGAGCGTGGAGTTCACCGGGGCGGACGGCCAGCCCGTGCAGCTGCCGGTGTTCGGCTCGGTGAGCGAGGCGATGGTCGAGACCGGCGCCGACGTCACGGTCATCTTCGTCCCGGCGAAGTTCACCAAGGCCGCCGTCGTCGAGGCCGTCGAGGCCGGCATCCCGCTCGCGGTGTGCATCACCGAGGGCGTGCCGGTCAAGGACTCCGCCGAGTTCTACGCCCTCGCCGCCGCCAGCGGCACCACCCGGCTGATCGGGCCCAACTGCCCCGGCCTCATCAGCCCCGGGCTGGCCAACGCGGGCATCATCCCCGCCGACATCACCCAGGCCGGCCCCATCGGGCTGGTCAGCAAGTCCGGCACGCTGACCTACCAGATGATGTACGAGCTGCGGGACCTCGGCTTCACCACGTGCGTCGGCATCGGCGGGGACCCGGTCATCGGGACCACCCACATCGACTGCCTCGCGGCGTTCGAGGCGGACCCCGACACCAAGGCCATCGTCATGATCGGCGAGATCGGCGGCGACGCCGAGGAGCGCGCGGCGGCCTACATCAAGGACCACGTGACCAAGCCGGTCGTCGGCTACGTCGCGGGCTTCACCGCGCCCGAGGGCAAGACCATGGGCCACGCCGGCGCCATCGTGTCCGGTTCGGCCGGGACCGCGGCCGCCAAGGCCGAGGCGCTCGAGGCCGTCGGCGTGCGCGTCGGCCGGACCCCGAGCGAGACCGCCCGGCTCATGCGCGAGATCATCACCGCCGGCTGA